A window of Belonocnema kinseyi isolate 2016_QV_RU_SX_M_011 chromosome 9, B_treatae_v1, whole genome shotgun sequence contains these coding sequences:
- the LOC117179350 gene encoding tetratricopeptide repeat protein 30A isoform X4 yields the protein MAAAGCYEKLVQICPEEALYKLYHAQSLHQACMYQEAWAVCSSISNQSNLDDKVRKLQAAIKYGQEDAIAAKSIVDQCATDDIDTEINLGCLLYKEEKYELALKKFSTALQIAGFKPHLSYNVALCYYKMKEYAPSLKHIADIIEQGIREHPELSVGMTTEGIEVRSVGNTLTLHETALTEAFNLKAAIEYQLKNYEAAKEALTDMPPRSEEELDAVTLHNQALINMDTKPGEGFEKLQFLLQQNPFPPETFANLLLLYCKYQFYDLAADVLAENVHLTYKYLTPYMYDFLDALITQQTSPEEAYRKFDDLANKHTESLRKSTKQVQEARLNHDDNAVKKAVNDYEESLERYIPVLMAQAKIYWELGNYTQVEKIFRKSSEFCNEHDIWKLNVAHTLFMQETKFKEATGFYEPIVKKKYDSILDVSAIVLANLCVSYIMTTQNTEAEELMKKIEKEEETIAFEEQDKKLFHLCIVNLVIGTLYCSKGNYEFGISRVMKSLEPYNKKLGTDTWFYAKRCFLSLLEQLAKQLVVLKDSTLQECIQFLEHCEVYGRDVQSVVEQPFDIQDINALPQGRNTVTYEARYLKALFLKLQMS from the exons ATGGCAGCGGCAGGATGTTATGAAAAATTGGTACAAATTTGCCCGGAAGAAGCTTTATATAAACTTTATCATGCACAATCATTGCATCAAGCCTGTATGTATCAAGAAGCTTGGGCTGTGTGTTCCAGCATCAGCAACCAAAGTAACTTAGACGATAAAGTGAGAAAGCTACAAGCAGCCATAAAATATGGACAGGAGGATGCCATTGCAGCCAAAAGTATTGTCGATCAATGTGCTACTGATGACATAGACACAGAAATTAATTTAGGCTGTTTATTGTACAAG GAAGAAAAATATGAGCTGGCCTTGAAAAAGTTTTCTACAGCTTTGCAAATTGCTGGATTTAAACCTCATTTGTCATACAATGTTGCATTGTGTTATTACAAAATGAAAGAATATGCGCCGTCGCTCAAACATATCG CGGATATCATTGAGCAGGGAATCCGAGAACATCCAGAGCTGAGCGTCGGAATGACAACGGAAGGAATTGAAGTTCGCAGCGTAGGAAATACGTTGACTTTGCATGAAACTGCATTGACGGAGGCTTTTAATCTGAAAGCAGCTATCGagtatcagttaaaaaatt ACGAAGCAGCGAAAGAGGCCTTGACGGATATGCCACCACGTTCAGAGGAAGAGTTGGATGCAGTTACTTTGCATAATCAAGCGCTGATCAACATGGACACGAAACCAGGCGAAGGATttgaaaaactgcaatttttattgCAACAAAATCCTTTTCCTCCTGAAACTTTCGCAAACCTATTACTCCTTTATTGCAAGTATCAGTTTTATGATTTAGCTGCTGATGTCCTTGCTGAGAATGTTCATTTGACTTACAAGTATCTGACACCA TACATGTACGATTTTTTGGATGCATTGATTACACAGCAAACGTCGCCGGAAGAGGCATATCGGAAATTTGATGACCTTGCGAATAAACATACAGAGTCGTTAAGAAAATCAACAAAGCAAGTGCAAGAGGCAAGACTAAATCACGACGATAATGCAGTTAAAAAAGCTGTTAATGATTACGAAGAGTCTTTGGAACGTTATATTCCAGTATTGATGGCTCAAGCTAAAATATATTGGGAACTGGGAAATTACACCCAGGTTgagaaaatctttcgaaagaGTTCTGAATTTTGCAATGAGCATGATATTTGGAAACTAAACGTCGCTCACACTCTTTTCATGcaagaaactaaatttaaagaagcAACTGGATTCTATGAACCGATTGTAAAGAAGAAATACGACAGC ATTTTAGATGTGAGCGCAATTGTTTTGGCCAATCTGTGTGTGAGTTACATTATGACGACGCAGAACACAGAAGCGGaggaattgatgaaaaaaatcgaaaaagaggAGGAAACTATAGCATTTGAGGAACAAGACAAAAAGCTTTTTCATTTGTGTATTGTGAATTTGGTAATCGGTACACTGTATTGTTCTAAAGGAAATTACGAATTCGGTATATCAAGAGTGATGAAAAGTCTCGAGCCATATAATAAAAAACTAGGAACTGATACTTGGTTTTATGCTAAAAGATGTTTTTTGTCGCTTTTGGAACAATTAGCGAAGCAGCTTGTTGTATTGAAAGATTCTACATTACAAGAGTGTATTCAGTTCTTGGAACATTGTGAAG
- the LOC117179350 gene encoding tetratricopeptide repeat protein 30A isoform X1 — MATWQISAFLNSLLLRKSLYERRDLMQHYWVADFTFLRNSYNIKEQRYTETIQVLSNLLDSHSTSRPCLSLLAHCYFYTQDFMAAAGCYEKLVQICPEEALYKLYHAQSLHQACMYQEAWAVCSSISNQSNLDDKVRKLQAAIKYGQEDAIAAKSIVDQCATDDIDTEINLGCLLYKEEKYELALKKFSTALQIAGFKPHLSYNVALCYYKMKEYAPSLKHIADIIEQGIREHPELSVGMTTEGIEVRSVGNTLTLHETALTEAFNLKAAIEYQLKNYEAAKEALTDMPPRSEEELDAVTLHNQALINMDTKPGEGFEKLQFLLQQNPFPPETFANLLLLYCKYQFYDLAADVLAENVHLTYKYLTPYMYDFLDALITQQTSPEEAYRKFDDLANKHTESLRKSTKQVQEARLNHDDNAVKKAVNDYEESLERYIPVLMAQAKIYWELGNYTQVEKIFRKSSEFCNEHDIWKLNVAHTLFMQETKFKEATGFYEPIVKKKYDSILDVSAIVLANLCVSYIMTTQNTEAEELMKKIEKEEETIAFEEQDKKLFHLCIVNLVIGTLYCSKGNYEFGISRVMKSLEPYNKKLGTDTWFYAKRCFLSLLEQLAKQLVVLKDSTLQECIQFLEHCEVYGRDVQSVVEQPFDIQDINALPQGRNTVTYEARYLKALFLKLQMS; from the exons ATGGCCACATGGCAGatatctgcatttttaaattcattactgTTAAGAAAGTCATTGTACGAGAGAAGAGATTTAATGCAGCATTATTGGGTTGCAGACTTCACTTTTCTGCGAAATTCGTATAAT ataaaagagcAACGATACACTGAAACAATccaagttttatcgaatttattaGATTCTCATTCCACT tctAGGCCATGTCTATCTCTTCTGGCTCATTGTTATTTCTATACCCAAGACTTTATGGCAGCGGCAGGATGTTATGAAAAATTGGTACAAATTTGCCCGGAAGAAGCTTTATATAAACTTTATCATGCACAATCATTGCATCAAGCCTGTATGTATCAAGAAGCTTGGGCTGTGTGTTCCAGCATCAGCAACCAAAGTAACTTAGACGATAAAGTGAGAAAGCTACAAGCAGCCATAAAATATGGACAGGAGGATGCCATTGCAGCCAAAAGTATTGTCGATCAATGTGCTACTGATGACATAGACACAGAAATTAATTTAGGCTGTTTATTGTACAAG GAAGAAAAATATGAGCTGGCCTTGAAAAAGTTTTCTACAGCTTTGCAAATTGCTGGATTTAAACCTCATTTGTCATACAATGTTGCATTGTGTTATTACAAAATGAAAGAATATGCGCCGTCGCTCAAACATATCG CGGATATCATTGAGCAGGGAATCCGAGAACATCCAGAGCTGAGCGTCGGAATGACAACGGAAGGAATTGAAGTTCGCAGCGTAGGAAATACGTTGACTTTGCATGAAACTGCATTGACGGAGGCTTTTAATCTGAAAGCAGCTATCGagtatcagttaaaaaatt ACGAAGCAGCGAAAGAGGCCTTGACGGATATGCCACCACGTTCAGAGGAAGAGTTGGATGCAGTTACTTTGCATAATCAAGCGCTGATCAACATGGACACGAAACCAGGCGAAGGATttgaaaaactgcaatttttattgCAACAAAATCCTTTTCCTCCTGAAACTTTCGCAAACCTATTACTCCTTTATTGCAAGTATCAGTTTTATGATTTAGCTGCTGATGTCCTTGCTGAGAATGTTCATTTGACTTACAAGTATCTGACACCA TACATGTACGATTTTTTGGATGCATTGATTACACAGCAAACGTCGCCGGAAGAGGCATATCGGAAATTTGATGACCTTGCGAATAAACATACAGAGTCGTTAAGAAAATCAACAAAGCAAGTGCAAGAGGCAAGACTAAATCACGACGATAATGCAGTTAAAAAAGCTGTTAATGATTACGAAGAGTCTTTGGAACGTTATATTCCAGTATTGATGGCTCAAGCTAAAATATATTGGGAACTGGGAAATTACACCCAGGTTgagaaaatctttcgaaagaGTTCTGAATTTTGCAATGAGCATGATATTTGGAAACTAAACGTCGCTCACACTCTTTTCATGcaagaaactaaatttaaagaagcAACTGGATTCTATGAACCGATTGTAAAGAAGAAATACGACAGC ATTTTAGATGTGAGCGCAATTGTTTTGGCCAATCTGTGTGTGAGTTACATTATGACGACGCAGAACACAGAAGCGGaggaattgatgaaaaaaatcgaaaaagaggAGGAAACTATAGCATTTGAGGAACAAGACAAAAAGCTTTTTCATTTGTGTATTGTGAATTTGGTAATCGGTACACTGTATTGTTCTAAAGGAAATTACGAATTCGGTATATCAAGAGTGATGAAAAGTCTCGAGCCATATAATAAAAAACTAGGAACTGATACTTGGTTTTATGCTAAAAGATGTTTTTTGTCGCTTTTGGAACAATTAGCGAAGCAGCTTGTTGTATTGAAAGATTCTACATTACAAGAGTGTATTCAGTTCTTGGAACATTGTGAAG
- the LOC117179350 gene encoding tetratricopeptide repeat protein 30A isoform X3 — protein MNNFIQNIQIKDGEYTKTIYTMSRPCLSLLAHCYFYTQDFMAAAGCYEKLVQICPEEALYKLYHAQSLHQACMYQEAWAVCSSISNQSNLDDKVRKLQAAIKYGQEDAIAAKSIVDQCATDDIDTEINLGCLLYKEEKYELALKKFSTALQIAGFKPHLSYNVALCYYKMKEYAPSLKHIADIIEQGIREHPELSVGMTTEGIEVRSVGNTLTLHETALTEAFNLKAAIEYQLKNYEAAKEALTDMPPRSEEELDAVTLHNQALINMDTKPGEGFEKLQFLLQQNPFPPETFANLLLLYCKYQFYDLAADVLAENVHLTYKYLTPYMYDFLDALITQQTSPEEAYRKFDDLANKHTESLRKSTKQVQEARLNHDDNAVKKAVNDYEESLERYIPVLMAQAKIYWELGNYTQVEKIFRKSSEFCNEHDIWKLNVAHTLFMQETKFKEATGFYEPIVKKKYDSILDVSAIVLANLCVSYIMTTQNTEAEELMKKIEKEEETIAFEEQDKKLFHLCIVNLVIGTLYCSKGNYEFGISRVMKSLEPYNKKLGTDTWFYAKRCFLSLLEQLAKQLVVLKDSTLQECIQFLEHCEVYGRDVQSVVEQPFDIQDINALPQGRNTVTYEARYLKALFLKLQMS, from the exons atgaataattttatacaaaacatacAAATTAAGGATGGCGAATACACAAAAACAATTTATACCATG tctAGGCCATGTCTATCTCTTCTGGCTCATTGTTATTTCTATACCCAAGACTTTATGGCAGCGGCAGGATGTTATGAAAAATTGGTACAAATTTGCCCGGAAGAAGCTTTATATAAACTTTATCATGCACAATCATTGCATCAAGCCTGTATGTATCAAGAAGCTTGGGCTGTGTGTTCCAGCATCAGCAACCAAAGTAACTTAGACGATAAAGTGAGAAAGCTACAAGCAGCCATAAAATATGGACAGGAGGATGCCATTGCAGCCAAAAGTATTGTCGATCAATGTGCTACTGATGACATAGACACAGAAATTAATTTAGGCTGTTTATTGTACAAG GAAGAAAAATATGAGCTGGCCTTGAAAAAGTTTTCTACAGCTTTGCAAATTGCTGGATTTAAACCTCATTTGTCATACAATGTTGCATTGTGTTATTACAAAATGAAAGAATATGCGCCGTCGCTCAAACATATCG CGGATATCATTGAGCAGGGAATCCGAGAACATCCAGAGCTGAGCGTCGGAATGACAACGGAAGGAATTGAAGTTCGCAGCGTAGGAAATACGTTGACTTTGCATGAAACTGCATTGACGGAGGCTTTTAATCTGAAAGCAGCTATCGagtatcagttaaaaaatt ACGAAGCAGCGAAAGAGGCCTTGACGGATATGCCACCACGTTCAGAGGAAGAGTTGGATGCAGTTACTTTGCATAATCAAGCGCTGATCAACATGGACACGAAACCAGGCGAAGGATttgaaaaactgcaatttttattgCAACAAAATCCTTTTCCTCCTGAAACTTTCGCAAACCTATTACTCCTTTATTGCAAGTATCAGTTTTATGATTTAGCTGCTGATGTCCTTGCTGAGAATGTTCATTTGACTTACAAGTATCTGACACCA TACATGTACGATTTTTTGGATGCATTGATTACACAGCAAACGTCGCCGGAAGAGGCATATCGGAAATTTGATGACCTTGCGAATAAACATACAGAGTCGTTAAGAAAATCAACAAAGCAAGTGCAAGAGGCAAGACTAAATCACGACGATAATGCAGTTAAAAAAGCTGTTAATGATTACGAAGAGTCTTTGGAACGTTATATTCCAGTATTGATGGCTCAAGCTAAAATATATTGGGAACTGGGAAATTACACCCAGGTTgagaaaatctttcgaaagaGTTCTGAATTTTGCAATGAGCATGATATTTGGAAACTAAACGTCGCTCACACTCTTTTCATGcaagaaactaaatttaaagaagcAACTGGATTCTATGAACCGATTGTAAAGAAGAAATACGACAGC ATTTTAGATGTGAGCGCAATTGTTTTGGCCAATCTGTGTGTGAGTTACATTATGACGACGCAGAACACAGAAGCGGaggaattgatgaaaaaaatcgaaaaagaggAGGAAACTATAGCATTTGAGGAACAAGACAAAAAGCTTTTTCATTTGTGTATTGTGAATTTGGTAATCGGTACACTGTATTGTTCTAAAGGAAATTACGAATTCGGTATATCAAGAGTGATGAAAAGTCTCGAGCCATATAATAAAAAACTAGGAACTGATACTTGGTTTTATGCTAAAAGATGTTTTTTGTCGCTTTTGGAACAATTAGCGAAGCAGCTTGTTGTATTGAAAGATTCTACATTACAAGAGTGTATTCAGTTCTTGGAACATTGTGAAG
- the LOC117179350 gene encoding tetratricopeptide repeat protein 30A isoform X2, whose translation MNNFIQNIQIKDGEYTKTIYTMIKEQRYTETIQVLSNLLDSHSTSRPCLSLLAHCYFYTQDFMAAAGCYEKLVQICPEEALYKLYHAQSLHQACMYQEAWAVCSSISNQSNLDDKVRKLQAAIKYGQEDAIAAKSIVDQCATDDIDTEINLGCLLYKEEKYELALKKFSTALQIAGFKPHLSYNVALCYYKMKEYAPSLKHIADIIEQGIREHPELSVGMTTEGIEVRSVGNTLTLHETALTEAFNLKAAIEYQLKNYEAAKEALTDMPPRSEEELDAVTLHNQALINMDTKPGEGFEKLQFLLQQNPFPPETFANLLLLYCKYQFYDLAADVLAENVHLTYKYLTPYMYDFLDALITQQTSPEEAYRKFDDLANKHTESLRKSTKQVQEARLNHDDNAVKKAVNDYEESLERYIPVLMAQAKIYWELGNYTQVEKIFRKSSEFCNEHDIWKLNVAHTLFMQETKFKEATGFYEPIVKKKYDSILDVSAIVLANLCVSYIMTTQNTEAEELMKKIEKEEETIAFEEQDKKLFHLCIVNLVIGTLYCSKGNYEFGISRVMKSLEPYNKKLGTDTWFYAKRCFLSLLEQLAKQLVVLKDSTLQECIQFLEHCEVYGRDVQSVVEQPFDIQDINALPQGRNTVTYEARYLKALFLKLQMS comes from the exons atgaataattttatacaaaacatacAAATTAAGGATGGCGAATACACAAAAACAATTTATACCATG ataaaagagcAACGATACACTGAAACAATccaagttttatcgaatttattaGATTCTCATTCCACT tctAGGCCATGTCTATCTCTTCTGGCTCATTGTTATTTCTATACCCAAGACTTTATGGCAGCGGCAGGATGTTATGAAAAATTGGTACAAATTTGCCCGGAAGAAGCTTTATATAAACTTTATCATGCACAATCATTGCATCAAGCCTGTATGTATCAAGAAGCTTGGGCTGTGTGTTCCAGCATCAGCAACCAAAGTAACTTAGACGATAAAGTGAGAAAGCTACAAGCAGCCATAAAATATGGACAGGAGGATGCCATTGCAGCCAAAAGTATTGTCGATCAATGTGCTACTGATGACATAGACACAGAAATTAATTTAGGCTGTTTATTGTACAAG GAAGAAAAATATGAGCTGGCCTTGAAAAAGTTTTCTACAGCTTTGCAAATTGCTGGATTTAAACCTCATTTGTCATACAATGTTGCATTGTGTTATTACAAAATGAAAGAATATGCGCCGTCGCTCAAACATATCG CGGATATCATTGAGCAGGGAATCCGAGAACATCCAGAGCTGAGCGTCGGAATGACAACGGAAGGAATTGAAGTTCGCAGCGTAGGAAATACGTTGACTTTGCATGAAACTGCATTGACGGAGGCTTTTAATCTGAAAGCAGCTATCGagtatcagttaaaaaatt ACGAAGCAGCGAAAGAGGCCTTGACGGATATGCCACCACGTTCAGAGGAAGAGTTGGATGCAGTTACTTTGCATAATCAAGCGCTGATCAACATGGACACGAAACCAGGCGAAGGATttgaaaaactgcaatttttattgCAACAAAATCCTTTTCCTCCTGAAACTTTCGCAAACCTATTACTCCTTTATTGCAAGTATCAGTTTTATGATTTAGCTGCTGATGTCCTTGCTGAGAATGTTCATTTGACTTACAAGTATCTGACACCA TACATGTACGATTTTTTGGATGCATTGATTACACAGCAAACGTCGCCGGAAGAGGCATATCGGAAATTTGATGACCTTGCGAATAAACATACAGAGTCGTTAAGAAAATCAACAAAGCAAGTGCAAGAGGCAAGACTAAATCACGACGATAATGCAGTTAAAAAAGCTGTTAATGATTACGAAGAGTCTTTGGAACGTTATATTCCAGTATTGATGGCTCAAGCTAAAATATATTGGGAACTGGGAAATTACACCCAGGTTgagaaaatctttcgaaagaGTTCTGAATTTTGCAATGAGCATGATATTTGGAAACTAAACGTCGCTCACACTCTTTTCATGcaagaaactaaatttaaagaagcAACTGGATTCTATGAACCGATTGTAAAGAAGAAATACGACAGC ATTTTAGATGTGAGCGCAATTGTTTTGGCCAATCTGTGTGTGAGTTACATTATGACGACGCAGAACACAGAAGCGGaggaattgatgaaaaaaatcgaaaaagaggAGGAAACTATAGCATTTGAGGAACAAGACAAAAAGCTTTTTCATTTGTGTATTGTGAATTTGGTAATCGGTACACTGTATTGTTCTAAAGGAAATTACGAATTCGGTATATCAAGAGTGATGAAAAGTCTCGAGCCATATAATAAAAAACTAGGAACTGATACTTGGTTTTATGCTAAAAGATGTTTTTTGTCGCTTTTGGAACAATTAGCGAAGCAGCTTGTTGTATTGAAAGATTCTACATTACAAGAGTGTATTCAGTTCTTGGAACATTGTGAAG
- the LOC117179353 gene encoding nucleolar protein of 40 kDa-like codes for MGTCELNQIFLGEVASVQNYGAFVRIPGCIQQGLVHRSQISTAHVDDVADVLQRGEHVWCKIINVGDDGKVGLSMKHVNQGNGTDLDPNGVKQQLDDQRRKTFVPRERQAIKLDAVLDTTCKKCGTVGHLAKDCFMPADGKRYALIPEIEDEAPPVPDVQAPTEKKHKSKKIKKKKKKSSQKHDSDSESDDSKEDRKIKKRKKHSKDHKRKKKRDSSLSESDSDSDSKPKRKKYITGESSERHSKKCKRSKSKYSD; via the exons ATGGGCACTTGtgaattaaatcaaatatttctggGAGAAGTAGCTTCCGTTCAGAATTATGGAGCTTTCGTTCGAATTCCAGGTTGTATCCAACAAGGCCTAGTTCATCGATCACag ATAAGTACAGCTCACGTAGATGACGTCGCGGATGTACTGCAACGAGGAGAACATGTCTGgtgtaaaataataaatgtcgGAGACGATGGAAAGGTTGGACTTTCCATGAAGCATGTGAATCAAGGAAACGGAACGGATTTGGACCCGAACGGCGTAAAACAGCAACTGGACGACCAGAGAAGAAAGACATTCGTTCCCAGAGAGCGTCAAGCAATTAAACTAGACGCCGTTCTAGATACTACTTGTAAAAAATGTGGTACTGTGGGACACTTGGCTAAAGACTGTTTTATGCCTGCCGATGGCAAAAGGTATGCACTCATACCGGAAATCGAAGACGAAGCGCCGCCTGTTCCTGATGTCCAAGCACCCACGGAAAAGAAGCacaaatccaaaaagattaagaaaaagaagaaaaagtccTCGCAAAAACACGATTCTGACTCTGAAAGTGATGATTCTAAGGAGGacagaaaaataaagaagagaaaaaagCATTCCAAGGATCACAAACGAAAAAAGAAGCGCGATAGCAGTTTGAGCGAGAGCGACTCAGATTCGGATTCGAAGCCAAAAAGGAAGAAATATATTACCGGAGAGTCTTCAGAACGACATTCTAAAAAGTGTAAGCGTTCAAAATCCAAGTATTCAGATTGA